A genomic window from Gambusia affinis linkage group LG16, SWU_Gaff_1.0, whole genome shotgun sequence includes:
- the coq6 gene encoding ubiquinone biosynthesis monooxygenase COQ6, mitochondrial, which translates to MHKLTKAPLALTGLGRCLITEKHLSAVNIIRRGVMCSENRTDCSKTEVYDVIISGGGMVGSAMACSLGMDPNLAGKKILLLEAGHKKVIDRVPDTYSTRVSSISPGSATLLSGIGAWEQVTRMRCKPYKRMQVWDACSDALITFDKEDLLDEMAYIVENDIVVAAITRQLDAMPENVQVKYKTKVVKYTWPMPHHAAESIPWVKVTLANGETLQTKLLIGADGPNSMVRQKLGIPTVKWNYDQSAVVAVLHLSEPTENNVAWQRFLPTGPIAMLPLSDTESSLVWSTSHHLAEELLELDEESFIDAINSAFWSNENQSDLIETAGALFRGALSAIMPSAGSPRQLPPSVAGIGPKSRVMFPLGVGHASEYIRHRVALIGDAAHRVHPLAGQGVNLGFGDVACLTHLLSQAAFNGKDLGAIQHLLEYETERQRHNLPMMTAIDLMKRLYSTNAAPAVLLRTFGLQATNMLPTLKEQIMAYASK; encoded by the exons ATGCACAAGCTCACAAAGGCGCCACTAGCCCTAACCGGACTGGGTCGATGTCTTATAACAGAGAAGCACTTATCAGCTGTAAATATCATCAGGAGAGGAGTGATGTGTTCAGAAAATAGGACAGATTGTTCTAAAACTGAGGTATATGATGTGATTATATCCGGGGGAGGGATGGTTGGATCTGCAATGGCTTGCTCCCTGG GCATGGATCCCAACTTGGCAGGAAAGAAGATTCTGCTCCTAGAAGCTGGCCACAAGAAAGTAATAGACAGAGTGCCTGACACCTACAGCACCAGAGTCAGTTCCATCAGTCCAGGATCAGCCACACTCCTCAGCG GTATTGGAGCATGGGAGCAAGTCACAAGGATGAGATGCAAACCCTATAAAAGGATGCAG GTTTGGGATGCCTGTTCTGATGCCTTGATCACATTCGATAAAGAGGACCTGCTGGACGAGATGGCATACATTGTGGAGAATGACATTGTTGTGGCTGCGATCACCAGACAGCTGGATGCAATGCCTG AAAATGTGCAAGTTAAGTACAAGACTAAAGTGGTGAAGTACACATGGCCAATGCCTCATCATGCAGCCGAGTCCATTCCCTGGGTGAAGGTCACTTTGGCTAATGGAGAAACTCTTCAAACAAAGCTGCTG ATCGGTGCTGATGGGCCAAATTCAATGGTGAGACAGAAACTGGGAATACCCACAGTCAAGTGGAACTATGACCAGTCTGCTGTGGTTGCAGTGTTACATCTGTCAGAG CCCACAGAGAACAATGTTGCATGGCAAAGGTTTCTCCCAACTGGACCTATTGCTATGTTACCG CTTTCTGACACAGAGAGCTCACTGGTGTGGTCAACCAGCCATCATCTtgcagaggagctgctggagctggaCGAGGAGAGCTTCATCGACGCCATAAACTCAGCCTTT TGGAGCAATGAGAATCAGTCAGACCTAATTGAGACAGCCGGCGCTTTGTTCCGGGGCGCCCTGTCAGCCATCATGCCGTCAGCCGGCTCACCACGGCAACTTCCACCGAGTGTGGCGGGGATCGGCCCGAAAAGCAGAGTCATGTTCCCGCTGGGAGTCGGTCACGCATCAGAGTACATCAGGCACAGAGTGGCGCTCATCGG agatGCAGCACATCGTGTCCATCCGCTGGCAGGTCAGGGAGTCAACTTGGGTTTCGGGGATGTGGCTTGCCTCACACATCTCTTGAGCCAGGCAGCTTTTAATGGGAAGGACCTGG GAGCTATACAGCACTTGTTAGAATATGAGACGGAACGTCAACGACACAATTTGCCCATGATGACTGCCATTGACCTCATGAAGCGTCTTTACTCCACCAACGCAGCTCCTGCGGTTCTCCTACGCACCTTTGGTCTGCAGGCCACCAACATGCTCCCGACTCTAAAA GAGCAGATCATGGCATACGCAAGCAAATGA
- the fam161b gene encoding protein FAM161B: MSECDTLLMERLRSELMLKAHLKALRTALQLQLQETKSRQTEELDKRIHQNTLLSSDKNQKYDDERFVERRSTPASALNSDKKAFQYLKQKPDMFSLSLVPSTNSKHCSVSAQQCERCPSSKTTLQKKEEEEAAECKKKFAAVPVPGNLIQPIYQEMMELREKERKQGHEQRKEFLLSIQKPFSFEERDKNRREKVMAVINRVSEDPKNSVRVQKTFHRNLKGSRQQKDKREVCRNVQTRIASKQQNPAQAGCLKLCSVDHTRKKKLGFLDEKPSFKPKIIPEVPDFKSLHKALQKQALEKKQSQDVTRCQPFFLRTSALPARKHKETPETSQVSKMNNLGRSKSLGALTLISTDTLPTYITDAVRQRCVAIRKSLEIRESKNQESAEWLKSYQMRSQAMKKTVVLHAKLLDPHSSLKDVCNGNAQRHRETDLQRMKDYRRELRDMKARVHERPYLFEQVKRNNAKTHAEQTFRKKLEEAGIKEQFVEETGESFTFDDTNTSSEKEIHSREENAEDGKKIEDVEDKSVKSKGEEMP; this comes from the exons atgtcagaatgtgACACTTTGCTTATGGAAAGACTCCGATCAGAGCTGATGCTCAAGGCTCACCTCAAGGCTTTGAGAACGGcccttcagctgcagctgcaggaaacaaagagcagacagacagaggagCTTGATAAAAGGATTCATCAGAACACTTTATTGTCATCagacaaaaatcagaaatatgatGATGAAAG atttgtagAGAGGAGATCCACCCCTGCATCTGCTCTTAATTCAGACAAAAAGGCTTTCCAGTAtctcaaacaaaaacctgataTGTTTTCTCTATCCCTGGTACCTTCAACAAACTCAAAGCACTGTTCTGTTAGTGCGCAGCAGTGTGAAAGGTGTCCTTCATCTAAAACAACTctacaaaagaaagaagaggaggaagcgGCTGAGTGCAAGAAGAAATTTGCCGCTGTTCCTGTGCCAGGCAATCTTATTCAGCCCATCTACCAGGAGATGATGGAGCTtagagagaaggagaggaaacagGGCCATGAGCAGAGAAAGGAGTTCCTGCTCTCCATTCAGAAACCTTTCAGCTTTgaggaaagagacaaaaacagaagagagaagGTCATGGCAGTGATAAACAGAGTCTCTGAGGATCCAAAAAACAGTGTTCGTGTTCAGAAAACATTCCACAGAAACCTGAAGGGTTCAAGACAGCAGAAAG ATAAGCGGGAAGTTTGCAGAAATGTCCAGACACGAATAGCTTCGAAACAACAGAATCCGGCTCAGGCTGGCTGCCTGAAACTTTGTAGCGTCGATCAtaccaggaaaaaaaagctgggTTTCTTGGATGAGAAGCCGAGCTTCAAGCCAAAAATCATACCCGAGGTCCCAGATTTTAAAAGTCTGCACAAGGCTTTGCAAAAGCAAGCACTGGAGAAAAAGCAGAGTCAAGATGTGACCAGATGTCAACCCTTCTTCTTGAGGACATCAGCTCTACCTGCAAGGAAACATAAAGAAACCCCAGAAACCTCACAG GTTTCTAAAATGAATAATCTCGGTAGGAGTAAGTCACTTGGAGCCCTAACGCTGATATCTACAGACACTCTTCCCACATACATCACAGATGCTGTGCGGCAGCGTTGTGTTGCCATCAG AAAATCATTGGAAATCAGAGAAAGTAAAAACCAAGAGAGTGCAGAGTGGTTAAAAAGCTACCAAATGAGATCCCAAGCAATGAAGAAAACTGTAGTGCTTCATGCAAAGTTGCTGGACCCCCACAGTAGCCTGAAAGATGTGTGCAATGGAAATGCACAGCGCCATAG GGAAACTGATCTACAAAGAATGAAAGATTACAGGAGAGAATTAAGAGACATGAAGGCCCGAGTTCATGAGAGGCCTTATTTGTTTGAACAGGTGAAACGG AATAATGCAAAGACCCATGCAGAGCAGACATTCAGGAAAAAGCTGGAGGAAGCTGGGATAAAAGAGCAGTTTGTTGAAGAAACTGGTGAATCATTCACATTTGATGATACCAATACGAGCTCTGAAAAGGAAATTCACAGCAG GGAGGAAAATGCAGAAGACGGGAAGAAAATTGAAGATGTGGAAGACAAGAGCGTGAAGTCCAAAGGGGAAGAAATGCCATGA